AGCGACGTCATGACCCACACCGCGGTCGCGGTGGGGCGTCATGCCGCGTACAAGGAGATCATCGAGCTGATGGACCAGTGGAAGATCAGTGCCCTGCCGGTCGTCGAGGGTGACGGGAGGGTCATCGGCGTGGTGTCCGAAGCCGACCTCCTGCCGAAGGAGGAGTTCCGTACCGATGCCCCCACGCTCGGCGAAGGGGCCCGGCCGGACCTGTGGAAGGCGGGTGCGGTGACCGCCGGCGAGCTCATGTCGAGCCCCGCGGTCACCGTCCACCCGGGGGCGACCGTCGCGGAGGCCGCGCGGATCATGGCACGGCGCCGGGTGAAGCGGCTGCCGGTGGTCGACCGGGTCGGCATGCTGGAGGGCGTGGTCAGCCGCAGCGACCTGCTGAAGGTGTTCCTGCGCACGGACGAGGACCTCGCCGAGGACGTCCGTCGCCACGTCCTCGCGGACCTGCCGGCCGCTGCCGGGGTGGAGGTGTCCGTCGCGGACGGAGTGGTCATGCTCAGCGGGGAACTCCGGGACCGCCGACTGGTTCCGCTGCTGGCCAGGGCCGTCCGCGCGGTCGAAGGCGTGGTGGACATCCGCGTGGACCTGACCGGGAGCGCCGCCCGTCCCGCTCAACGAGGTGGGGAGGACTGAGCTTTTACGCCTTCCAGCGCCGGCGGGGTGCGACCGGTGATCATTCCGACCGTGGCCCGGGAAATCCCCGTCACGCTGCCGCAGCTTCAGATGGCCAACAACGTCTCGGTCTGACGACCGGAGTCTTCCTGGGAGTGGGAGTGCTGATCGCAGGCACGCTTGGGCGCGGCGCCGGGTACCCGGTCGTCCTCGCGGGTCAGGCGGTTGCGGGTCTCGGGCTCGGCCTGCTGTCCATCCCGATGTCCCGCGCGCTGGTCGCGGGGCCGCCCGCCAGCCTCGCCGGCACCGCATCGGGAGTGTTCAAGGAGTCCAGCATGCTCGGCGGCGCCTTCGGCGTGGCGGCGTTCTCCGCGGCACAACGCTACTTCGAGGACGACGTCGCGGTGGACGCCGCCCGAGCGGAGGGGCTGTCACGGCAGGACGCCCTCACGCTGGCGAACTCGGTGACCGACTCCTCACTGGCCGATCAGCTGCTGTCGGGTGTCCCGCCCGCGACCCGGGAGATCCTCAGAGCAGCCCTTCGCGAGGTGCAGGAAACCGGTACCGGACAAGCGGTCTGGCTGGCGGGACTCGTGGCAGTCGCGTCCGCTCTTGCACTCCCACTGCTCTGGCGTCCGTACCGTGGGCGCGGGACGCCCTGACCGGCAGGCCGCGCGGTGGGCCCCGGCGGGGTCACCGAACGGCGCGGCCGATCTTGCTCTCCCGCCCGTCGCACAGGGGAAGTCCGCGTGCCACCCACGCTACCGCTCCGCCCTCAAGCGGCCCCTGTGCGCCGGTCCTTGAGGGTACGGGCCACGCGGGTCACTCACGGCCGGGGCGCGCGGTGCGGACGTCCGTCCCCGGTCGCGTGCCCGGTGAGCCGCGCGACCCACGCCTGCCGGCTCAAGCGTGCCGCGGCGAAGCCGAGCAGACCCGCAGCGCACGCGAGTCCCACCTCCGCCGCGTCCAGAGGGCGCGTCTCCAGGACCGACCGCAGGAAGGGCACGTACACCGCGGCCACGCCCAGGGCCGCCGACGCCAGTACCGACAGCGGGAGGAACAGGTTCTCGCGCGTGAACAGGCGGCCGCGCAGCGCCAGTACGACCCCCAGCTGGGCCGCCAGCAGGGAGAGGAAGAGCACGGTCTGCCAGGGGGAGCCGGCGGCACGCGCGACGAGCCCGGCGACCAGACAGACCGCGGTCACCACGGCGCCGAGGAAGAGCACGCGTTGCCACAGACCGTGCCCCATCACATGCTGGTGCGGAGGACGGGGCGGCCGGTGCATCGCCTGTGGGGACACGGGCTCCGCTCCGACCGCGACGCCGGTCAGGCCGTGGGTCAGGAGATTGATCCACAGGATCTGGCCGGCCCGAAGCGGCAGGGCCAGCCCCAGCAGGGGCCCGACGAGCATCACCAGGATCTCGGCCGTGCCGCCGGCGAGTGCGTAGACGAGGAACCTGCGGATGTTGTCGTACACCCGCCGTCCCTCCTCGACAGCGGCCACCACGGTGGTGAGTTCGTCATCGGTGAGTACCAGGTCGGCCGACTGGCGCGCGACCTCGGTGCCTCTGCGGCCCATGGCCACGCCGATGTCCGCGGCGTGCAGAGCGGGGCCGTCGTTGACGCCGTCGCCGGTCATGGCCGTCACGTGGCCACGGGCGTGCCACGCCTCGACGATGTCCAGCTTCTGCTGCGGGTCCGTACGGGCGAAGACCGTCACCGCGGTCGGATCGCCGATGCGGCCGGCCGCCAGGTCCGCTCCCGTGGCGACGGCCCCCTCGGTGTCCTCCGGGCCCACGAGTCCGACGCGTGCGGCCAGCGCACGGGCGGTCGCCGGATGGTCGCCGGTGACCAGGACGGGGACGATCCCGGCGGCGCGGCAGGCCGCGAGGGTCGCGGTCGCGGCCGGCTTCGGGGGGTCGCTGATGGCGGCCAGGCCGAGGAGCCGCAGGCCGTGCTCCGCTTCCGAGGCCCTCGGCGGCCGCCCGGAGCACGTCCTCGAGGCCACGGCGAGGACGCGGAAGCCACGGGACGCCAGGCGCGCCGCCTCCCGCCGCGCTTCGGCGACCGGCTCCGGGCCCTCGTCCAGCACGGTGGGATCGAGAACCGCCTCCGGCGCGCCCTTGAGGCAGACGAGTGACCGCCCGGAAGGTGCCCTGTGCACGGTGGTCATCCGTTTCCTGAGACTGTCGAACGGTGCCTCGTCGGTCCTCGGGAACCTCTCCCGCAGGAGGCGCCGCTCCTCACATCCCGCCTTCACGGCCGCGGTCAGCAGCGCTGCTTCGGTCGGGTCCCCGACCGCGGTCCAGCGGTCGCCGGACCCTCCCGCGCCGCCGGGCGGCCGGAGGGCGGCGTCGTTGCACAGCGCCGCGACCGTCAGCAGCTCACGAACGGGCCCGAGTTCCGCGGCGGTCGCCGTTCTTCCGCCGATGCGCGCCTCGCCCCTCGGCTCGTACCCGACCCCGGTGAACGCCACCCGCCCACGGGGAGTCCAGACCTGCTCCACCACCATCCGGCCCTCGGTGAGCGTCCCGGTCTTGTCGGTGGCCAGCACGGTCACGGAACCGAGCGTCTCGACGGCGGGCAGCCGGCGCACCACCGCATGCCGCGCCGCCATCCGGCGCGCGCCCAGCGCGAGCGCGAGTGTCACGACGGCCGGCAGCGACTCCGGTACGGCGGCGACGGCGAGACTGATCGCCGTCACGGCCATCGTGGCCGGCGGGAGACCCCGGAGCAGCCCGAGGGCGAAGACCAGCATGCACAGGGCCACCGCGACGAGAGCCAGCACCCGGCCGAGTGCCGCGAGCCGGCGCTGCAGAGGAGTGGGCCCGGTCCGGCCCTCCAGGAGGGACGCGATCCGGCCGAGTGCGCTGCCCTCGCCCGTGGCGACGACCTCGGCCACGGCCCTGCCCCTGACGGCGACGGTCCCGGCGCCGAGGACGGAGGCGCCCGGTTTCCGGGAGCGGACGTCCTTGTCGACCGGAACGGACTCCCCGGTCAGCATGGACTCGTCCACCAGCAGTGACGACGACCGGAGCAGACGCGCGTCGGCAGCCACGATGTCGCCCTCGCCGAGCAGCAGCACGTCCCCCGGCACGACGTCCGTGGCCGGCACCTCCCGGTCGGCTCCCTCGCGCAGCACGCGTGCGGCCGGTGCGGACAGCGCCGAGAGCGCCGCGACGGCGTTGTCGGCCCTGATCTCCTGCACGACCCCCACGGTGGTGTTGACGACGACGACCAGGGCGATCACCACGGAGTCGGCATGGTCCCCGATCGCGACGGTCAGCACGATCGCGCCGAGCAGAACCATGATCAGCGGATCGCGGAGCTGGCCCAGCACGCGAACGTACAGGGGCAGTCTCGGACGCGTGGCCACCTCGTTCCGCCCGTACTCGCGCAGTCGGCGCG
The genomic region above belongs to Streptomyces marianii and contains:
- a CDS encoding CBS domain-containing protein — its product is MTDSPRTVSDVMTHTAVAVGRHAAYKEIIELMDQWKISALPVVEGDGRVIGVVSEADLLPKEEFRTDAPTLGEGARPDLWKAGAVTAGELMSSPAVTVHPGATVAEAARIMARRRVKRLPVVDRVGMLEGVVSRSDLLKVFLRTDEDLAEDVRRHVLADLPAAAGVEVSVADGVVMLSGELRDRRLVPLLARAVRAVEGVVDIRVDLTGSAARPAQRGGED
- a CDS encoding cation-translocating P-type ATPase — protein: MTSHPTRIMPPDDTRPTGLTDEEAARRLREYGRNEVATRPRLPLYVRVLGQLRDPLIMVLLGAIVLTVAIGDHADSVVIALVVVVNTTVGVVQEIRADNAVAALSALSAPAARVLREGADREVPATDVVPGDVLLLGEGDIVAADARLLRSSSLLVDESMLTGESVPVDKDVRSRKPGASVLGAGTVAVRGRAVAEVVATGEGSALGRIASLLEGRTGPTPLQRRLAALGRVLALVAVALCMLVFALGLLRGLPPATMAVTAISLAVAAVPESLPAVVTLALALGARRMAARHAVVRRLPAVETLGSVTVLATDKTGTLTEGRMVVEQVWTPRGRVAFTGVGYEPRGEARIGGRTATAAELGPVRELLTVAALCNDAALRPPGGAGGSGDRWTAVGDPTEAALLTAAVKAGCEERRLLRERFPRTDEAPFDSLRKRMTTVHRAPSGRSLVCLKGAPEAVLDPTVLDEGPEPVAEARREAARLASRGFRVLAVASRTCSGRPPRASEAEHGLRLLGLAAISDPPKPAATATLAACRAAGIVPVLVTGDHPATARALAARVGLVGPEDTEGAVATGADLAAGRIGDPTAVTVFARTDPQQKLDIVEAWHARGHVTAMTGDGVNDGPALHAADIGVAMGRRGTEVARQSADLVLTDDELTTVVAAVEEGRRVYDNIRRFLVYALAGGTAEILVMLVGPLLGLALPLRAGQILWINLLTHGLTGVAVGAEPVSPQAMHRPPRPPHQHVMGHGLWQRVLFLGAVVTAVCLVAGLVARAAGSPWQTVLFLSLLAAQLGVVLALRGRLFTRENLFLPLSVLASAALGVAAVYVPFLRSVLETRPLDAAEVGLACAAGLLGFAAARLSRQAWVARLTGHATGDGRPHRAPRP